Proteins found in one Sulfurovum xiamenensis genomic segment:
- a CDS encoding ATP-binding protein has product MEEIYEKLGLFYLGKEIDKQSMEATEALTLLKNKNFTTHAAIIGMTGSGKTGLGVSIIEEAVIDNIPSIIIDPKGDMGDLCLTDPSFSPASFEPWVAEEAKSKDTDLHTYAKKVSSDWKEGIESWGQSVERVQKFHDVKKTIYTPGSSAGVSLNIMSSLEVPPVQIFEESDAFASYLKSTTTSLLSLVGIHADPLESKEYILLAQIITNSWLAGEDLSIEGIIGKILNPSFKKIGVLSLDDVYPQSDRFILASKFNALLASPSFSLWLQGESLDIQKLLYDENGKAKVAIFSISHLNDDERMFFVTLLLNKYIAWMRLQSGTSALKTLLYMDEIFGFFPPTRNPPSKEPMLLLLKQARAFGVGVVLSTQNPVDLDYKGLSNIGTWFIGRLQTIQDIERVIDGLGGKVGSNFEKKEIKNLLSNLKKRTFFLKSAHLDDIRLFGTRWVMSYLKGPLKRDEISMLMREQKPMQNSEAKSVERMVQKPSKLESYQTIDASIPQYYEPDIAIQNTFTPTLGAKVKIHFYQQRKGIDYERMIELYVALDEKQQHIAWEEAVEEALGFDRFPHTAPSNAKFHPLPDIVLEDKRLAKAVRELKETLYRQHNLELLRCLSPRLESKVDESRTDFMVRLQDELNDKQEMEIEKLQIRYDKKEKTLLDRLSRAKDRVEKEVSDSTGSMIEAGIAVLGALFGRSTPTKIGRAVSKGSKILKERGEMSRAEERMVIIEEEIEALEVELEDKIDELQEKYNVDNCEIETFTVKPRKSDIDVEICAVVWRVI; this is encoded by the coding sequence ATGGAAGAGATCTATGAAAAGTTAGGACTGTTTTATCTGGGTAAAGAGATAGACAAGCAAAGTATGGAAGCTACAGAAGCCCTTACCCTGCTTAAAAACAAAAACTTTACCACCCATGCAGCGATTATAGGAATGACGGGCTCAGGTAAGACCGGACTGGGTGTAAGTATCATAGAAGAAGCTGTCATAGACAATATTCCTTCCATTATCATAGATCCAAAGGGAGATATGGGAGACCTATGTCTTACCGATCCAAGTTTTTCTCCTGCCTCTTTTGAACCTTGGGTGGCAGAGGAAGCAAAGTCCAAAGATACCGATCTCCATACGTATGCCAAGAAAGTAAGCAGCGATTGGAAAGAGGGGATAGAGAGTTGGGGACAGAGTGTCGAGCGGGTACAAAAGTTCCATGATGTGAAAAAAACCATTTATACACCTGGCAGCTCAGCCGGTGTCTCTTTGAATATCATGAGTTCTCTGGAAGTACCTCCAGTGCAGATATTCGAAGAGAGCGATGCCTTTGCCTCCTATTTAAAAAGTACTACTACATCATTGCTCTCTTTGGTAGGTATCCATGCGGACCCTTTAGAGTCAAAAGAGTATATCCTGCTTGCACAGATCATCACAAACTCATGGTTGGCAGGAGAAGACCTAAGTATAGAAGGCATCATAGGAAAGATACTCAACCCTTCGTTTAAGAAGATAGGGGTGTTGTCTCTGGATGATGTTTATCCGCAAAGTGACCGTTTTATATTGGCCAGTAAATTCAATGCATTGCTTGCAAGTCCAAGCTTTTCACTTTGGCTGCAGGGAGAGAGTTTGGATATTCAAAAACTTTTGTATGATGAAAACGGCAAAGCCAAAGTAGCCATTTTCTCTATCTCCCACCTCAATGACGATGAGCGCATGTTCTTTGTCACTTTGCTGCTCAATAAATACATTGCATGGATGCGTCTTCAAAGCGGTACCTCTGCGCTTAAAACACTCCTCTATATGGATGAGATATTCGGGTTTTTCCCTCCTACCAGAAACCCGCCAAGTAAAGAGCCTATGCTGCTTCTGCTCAAGCAGGCAAGGGCTTTTGGTGTAGGTGTGGTGTTGAGTACGCAAAATCCTGTAGACTTGGATTATAAAGGGCTTTCGAACATAGGTACATGGTTCATTGGAAGATTACAAACAATACAGGATATAGAGAGAGTCATCGACGGACTTGGAGGAAAAGTAGGTTCAAACTTTGAGAAAAAAGAGATTAAGAACCTATTGAGCAATCTGAAAAAAAGAACTTTTTTCCTTAAAAGTGCACACCTGGATGATATAAGGCTCTTTGGTACGCGCTGGGTGATGAGTTATCTTAAAGGACCACTCAAAAGAGATGAGATCTCCATGCTTATGAGAGAGCAAAAACCGATGCAGAATAGCGAAGCAAAAAGTGTAGAAAGAATGGTCCAAAAACCCTCTAAGCTGGAAAGTTATCAAACGATTGATGCATCCATACCTCAATACTACGAACCGGACATAGCCATACAAAATACATTTACTCCTACCTTGGGAGCCAAAGTGAAAATACACTTTTATCAACAACGAAAAGGTATCGATTACGAGAGAATGATCGAACTTTATGTAGCATTGGATGAAAAGCAGCAGCACATTGCATGGGAAGAGGCGGTAGAAGAAGCACTTGGATTTGACAGATTTCCTCATACCGCTCCTTCAAATGCGAAGTTCCATCCTCTTCCTGATATTGTTTTAGAAGATAAGAGATTGGCAAAAGCAGTGAGAGAACTGAAAGAGACCCTTTACCGCCAGCATAACTTGGAACTGCTACGTTGTCTCTCTCCTAGGCTGGAATCAAAGGTAGATGAATCACGTACTGATTTCATGGTTCGTTTGCAAGATGAACTGAATGATAAACAAGAGATGGAGATAGAAAAGCTTCAAATACGTTATGATAAAAAAGAGAAAACGCTTCTGGATAGACTCTCCCGTGCTAAAGATCGGGTTGAAAAAGAGGTATCAGACTCTACAGGATCCATGATAGAAGCAGGGATCGCTGTCCTTGGCGCCCTGTTTGGACGATCTACGCCAACAAAGATAGGCCGTGCTGTAAGTAAAGGAAGCAAGATCCTTAAAGAGCGTGGAGAGATGAGCAGGGCTGAAGAGCGTATGGTAATTATAGAAGAGGAGATAGAAGCGCTTGAGGTTGAACTGGAAGACAAAATAGACGAATTACAGGAAAAATACAATGTGGACAATTGTGAGATAGAAACATTTACCGTCAAGCCAAGAAAGAGCGATATAGATGTGGAGATCTGTGCAGTGGTTTGGAGAGTGATCTAA
- a CDS encoding PulJ/GspJ family protein, with protein MTNRKAFTLLEVLISIALMGIVIVALFSSVDMMQDSNQQLAQYLEKSKKTTNITKVLYMDMIDSDGNITITKDEFSRVCIGETRNSLYALPSAKVCWIVLKKENTLARIEGNGYHLPLRLEERVEIDPVMTAIEVFDLYHEKDKILVLIQQQGKEPISFMLQGIVKPEKKKAPIDKNATTIPPTPL; from the coding sequence ATGACTAACCGTAAAGCATTCACCCTTTTAGAAGTACTCATCTCTATCGCCCTTATGGGTATCGTGATCGTAGCTCTTTTTTCTTCTGTAGATATGATGCAGGACTCCAATCAACAACTTGCCCAATACTTGGAAAAGTCTAAAAAAACCACCAATATCACCAAAGTGCTGTATATGGATATGATAGACTCTGATGGTAATATCACGATAACAAAAGATGAATTCAGTCGAGTCTGCATCGGGGAGACACGAAATTCACTCTATGCGTTACCTTCGGCAAAAGTCTGTTGGATCGTGCTCAAAAAAGAGAATACACTGGCACGGATCGAAGGGAATGGATATCATTTACCTCTACGCTTGGAAGAACGCGTTGAAATTGATCCTGTTATGACGGCGATAGAGGTCTTTGATCTCTACCATGAAAAAGACAAGATCCTGGTATTGATACAGCAACAAGGAAAAGAGCCCATCAGTTTTATGTTGCAAGGCATTGTCAAGCCTGAGAAAAAGAAAGCACCTATAGACAAAAATGCAACGACAATTCCCCCAACACCTCTATAG
- a CDS encoding methyltransferase has product MSTVIQEFSRFAHEYDTYNVIQAEVAKALVEQLPSAHYVTLIDIGCGSGEVYKNLVKHDLSFDQLLVLDSSPEMLEIHPSSKKIKKICADFNKFKTFENLSFSPGNLILSSSALQWSEDLDFTLSEISKKAPHAYFAIFTSNTFKTLHETAQIISPIYSEAVLRETITKYYDATFEVKKYKLHFESVREMFNYIKKSGVSGGEKQLCYRETKQLMKSYPLDYLEFEVLFVKATSLVRPFV; this is encoded by the coding sequence GTGTCTACTGTTATTCAAGAGTTTTCTCGTTTTGCACATGAGTATGATACCTATAATGTCATTCAGGCAGAGGTTGCCAAAGCATTGGTAGAACAACTTCCTTCCGCACATTATGTGACACTTATAGATATCGGTTGTGGCAGTGGGGAAGTCTATAAGAACTTAGTGAAACATGATCTTTCATTTGATCAACTTCTTGTGTTGGATTCTTCTCCAGAGATGCTGGAGATACACCCCTCTTCAAAGAAGATCAAAAAAATATGTGCAGATTTCAACAAGTTTAAGACATTTGAGAACCTTTCATTCTCACCAGGGAATCTTATCCTATCCTCTTCCGCTTTGCAATGGAGTGAAGATCTGGATTTCACACTCTCTGAGATCTCAAAAAAGGCACCCCATGCCTATTTTGCTATTTTCACCTCCAATACGTTTAAGACCTTGCATGAAACAGCCCAGATCATTTCACCTATTTACTCTGAAGCGGTATTGAGAGAGACGATCACAAAATACTATGATGCTACATTTGAAGTAAAAAAATATAAACTTCACTTTGAGAGCGTACGTGAAATGTTCAATTATATTAAAAAAAGTGGTGTCAGCGGAGGAGAAAAACAACTGTGCTACAGAGAGACAAAGCAGCTTATGAAAAGCTATCCTTTGGATTATCTGGAGTTTGAAGTTTTATTCGTGAAGGCTACTTCTTTGGTTCGGC
- the secG gene encoding preprotein translocase subunit SecG, protein MTSTLLIVQIILAIAITIAVLLQKSSSIGLGAYSGSNESVFGAKGPTGFLAKLTFTLAFAFIVNTLVLGYLYTTETTASVADTIVPANNAAVPAVPTTSENTTPSAPAAPTAN, encoded by the coding sequence ATGACATCAACACTTTTAATCGTACAAATCATACTTGCAATAGCGATCACCATTGCAGTACTTCTGCAAAAAAGTTCAAGCATAGGTCTTGGCGCATACAGTGGAAGTAATGAGTCTGTATTTGGAGCAAAAGGACCTACTGGTTTTCTTGCAAAACTTACTTTTACACTTGCATTTGCATTTATCGTGAATACGTTAGTATTGGGATACCTGTACACTACCGAAACTACAGCATCTGTTGCAGACACTATCGTTCCTGCAAATAATGCCGCTGTACCAGCAGTACCAACAACATCGGAAAATACTACACCTTCAGCACCTGCTGCACCAACTGCAAACTAA
- the frr gene encoding ribosome recycling factor, with translation MVNEIFEQTKENMQKSIEALKRDFASLRTGKVTTGIVDNIKVDYYGTMTALNQVGSVIATDATTISITPWEKTLLPVIEKAIQEANIGVNPNNDGDFIKLFFPPMTSEQRQEIVKQAKGMVEHAKIAVRNVRKDGNDKIKKLEKDKELSEDESKKAQDQIQKITDEYIAKVDETFKAKEADILKV, from the coding sequence ATGGTAAATGAGATTTTTGAACAAACAAAAGAGAATATGCAAAAGAGCATTGAAGCCCTTAAAAGAGACTTTGCTTCACTAAGAACAGGGAAAGTTACTACGGGTATCGTAGATAACATTAAAGTGGATTACTATGGAACCATGACCGCATTAAACCAAGTAGGAAGTGTAATCGCAACAGATGCGACAACGATCAGTATTACCCCTTGGGAAAAAACGCTTCTTCCTGTGATCGAAAAAGCGATCCAGGAAGCAAATATCGGTGTAAATCCAAACAATGATGGAGACTTCATCAAACTCTTTTTCCCACCTATGACAAGTGAACAGAGACAAGAGATCGTGAAACAAGCCAAAGGTATGGTTGAACATGCAAAAATTGCTGTCAGAAATGTCAGAAAAGATGGTAATGACAAGATCAAAAAACTGGAGAAAGACAAAGAGCTAAGTGAAGATGAATCTAAAAAAGCACAAGATCAGATCCAAAAGATCACAGATGAATACATTGCAAAAGTAGACGAAACATTCAAAGCTAAAGAAGCTGATATCCTTAAGGTTTAA
- the pyrE gene encoding orotate phosphoribosyltransferase → MQKSYDVEKAYKEANALLEGHFLLASGNHSNRYLQSAKVLEYPKKASLLTDALAEMIRSHGIEVDTVCAPALGGVLAGYELARSLDVRSIFVEKKEGGMELRRGFEVAKGEKIIICEDIITTGGSALKAAKAIEALGGEVVAFASLANRGFCKRVGSDSEAKEECSLPNDVPFFALDDFTFEMFTPEECPMCKEGSTAIKPGSKG, encoded by the coding sequence ATGCAAAAATCCTATGATGTAGAAAAAGCATATAAAGAGGCAAATGCTCTGCTTGAAGGGCACTTTCTCCTAGCAAGTGGCAATCACTCAAATAGATATCTTCAAAGTGCCAAAGTCCTTGAATATCCTAAGAAGGCTTCTTTGCTTACCGATGCCCTGGCAGAAATGATCCGATCACATGGTATTGAAGTAGATACTGTGTGTGCACCTGCTTTAGGCGGTGTACTTGCCGGTTATGAACTTGCACGTTCACTGGATGTACGTTCTATCTTTGTTGAGAAGAAAGAGGGAGGCATGGAACTACGTCGTGGGTTTGAAGTAGCGAAGGGTGAGAAGATCATCATTTGTGAAGATATTATCACGACTGGCGGTTCTGCCCTGAAGGCAGCAAAAGCCATCGAAGCACTGGGAGGAGAAGTTGTTGCCTTCGCATCACTGGCAAACAGAGGTTTTTGTAAACGTGTAGGCAGTGACAGCGAGGCAAAAGAAGAGTGCAGTCTCCCAAATGATGTGCCGTTCTTTGCACTGGATGACTTTACTTTTGAAATGTTCACTCCAGAAGAGTGTCCTATGTGTAAAGAAGGAAGTACCGCTATTAAACCGGGGAGTAAAGGGTAA
- the gspD gene encoding type II secretion system secretin GspD, with translation MKLTKIVLSILLVLSVGSYAEEETVDVNFRDLSVKDFIEMVSKITQKNILIEAEPTGKINFVSTKPIKKSALFSLANSILGGKGLTIIDQGEYYKVVKGTDAAGEGLEVSSSIKGETMKTVMFPLRNTNAAVLRAKIKPLLDRSAKVISFKENNVLAITATPRVLESIAKVINAVEITGEKKSVVIKLKNASVRDVYANAQNMAKKIFPQTIESETVDIFKDDATNSIILVGQPKNNNRMIKYIKQLDIQGESTTQKMYVIRLKNSNVEEMEKIMSKLISQMNNVAMKTPAKGAEPPSKAMVVSDIERNALVLLATAEQMKNIRDTIKRIDIPKVQVYVKAKIVEVDSNMAQQVGFKYGFNGGAITSNGLYTLAGNMGASALQISPALLSFLNANTNNFEGFDTNGNPIYSNDPAFSFDAVDKVFALGATLDLLENNGAARILSEPSVLCTNNKEAEIYVGQTMSILTQAQQSTTGVSNVVNNYSREDIGLSLKVKPRLSSNNKVTLEVETVLEDIDPSSAQMADRPTTTKRTVKTNAIVNNGEMIILGGLIKRTGGKGVSKVPLLGDIPILGELFKNTSDIEQEQNVVIYLTPYIVRESGDLQKLKSMLAELEEVQGRYNTFFNEALEEKTGIPAEDAIVPASRRIQRKPKSNLSILEEA, from the coding sequence ATGAAGTTAACTAAAATTGTATTGAGTATATTGTTGGTATTGTCTGTAGGATCATATGCGGAAGAAGAGACGGTAGACGTGAACTTCCGCGACCTTAGTGTCAAAGACTTCATTGAAATGGTTTCCAAGATTACACAAAAGAATATTTTGATCGAAGCTGAGCCTACAGGAAAGATCAACTTCGTCTCCACCAAGCCTATTAAAAAAAGTGCACTCTTCTCTTTGGCAAACTCTATACTCGGAGGCAAAGGTCTAACGATCATAGACCAGGGTGAGTATTATAAGGTGGTAAAAGGTACTGATGCAGCAGGAGAGGGGCTGGAAGTAAGCAGTTCTATCAAGGGTGAGACAATGAAAACGGTCATGTTCCCGTTAAGGAACACCAATGCAGCTGTACTTCGTGCGAAGATCAAGCCACTTTTGGACAGAAGTGCAAAAGTGATCTCTTTTAAAGAAAATAATGTCTTGGCCATTACTGCAACCCCAAGAGTATTGGAATCCATTGCTAAAGTGATCAATGCTGTCGAGATAACAGGTGAAAAAAAATCGGTGGTGATCAAACTGAAAAACGCTAGTGTGAGAGACGTGTATGCCAATGCGCAGAATATGGCAAAGAAAATTTTCCCTCAGACCATTGAGAGTGAAACAGTCGATATATTTAAAGATGATGCGACCAATTCGATTATTCTGGTAGGGCAACCAAAGAATAATAATCGTATGATCAAGTATATCAAACAGCTCGATATTCAAGGTGAGAGTACCACACAGAAGATGTATGTCATCAGACTCAAGAACTCCAATGTTGAAGAGATGGAGAAGATCATGAGTAAACTCATCTCCCAGATGAACAATGTGGCGATGAAAACACCTGCAAAAGGTGCAGAACCGCCAAGTAAGGCTATGGTTGTTTCGGATATTGAAAGAAATGCACTGGTCTTGCTTGCAACGGCGGAACAGATGAAAAACATCAGAGATACGATAAAAAGGATCGATATCCCTAAAGTGCAGGTATATGTCAAAGCGAAGATCGTTGAGGTGGATAGCAATATGGCGCAACAGGTAGGATTCAAATACGGATTTAATGGCGGGGCTATCACTTCCAACGGTCTCTATACACTGGCAGGAAATATGGGAGCTTCTGCACTGCAGATCTCTCCCGCACTGTTGAGCTTTTTGAATGCAAATACAAACAACTTTGAAGGGTTTGATACGAATGGTAATCCGATCTACTCTAATGACCCTGCTTTCTCATTTGATGCAGTAGATAAGGTCTTTGCCTTGGGTGCTACGCTTGACCTTCTGGAAAACAATGGTGCTGCACGTATCTTGAGTGAACCTTCTGTGCTTTGTACCAACAATAAAGAAGCTGAGATCTACGTAGGTCAAACGATGTCCATCTTGACCCAGGCACAGCAATCCACGACAGGTGTCTCCAATGTAGTCAACAACTATTCAAGAGAGGACATCGGTCTGAGCCTCAAAGTAAAACCAAGACTCTCGAGTAACAATAAAGTGACCTTGGAGGTAGAGACAGTACTGGAAGATATTGATCCGTCTTCGGCACAAATGGCAGACAGACCAACGACCACAAAAAGAACCGTGAAGACCAATGCGATCGTGAACAATGGTGAGATGATCATTCTGGGTGGATTGATCAAAAGAACGGGTGGGAAAGGGGTATCTAAAGTACCACTCCTGGGGGATATCCCTATCTTGGGAGAGTTGTTCAAGAATACTTCAGATATAGAACAGGAACAGAATGTAGTGATCTATCTCACCCCTTATATCGTGAGAGAAAGTGGTGACCTTCAAAAGTTGAAAAGTATGTTGGCTGAACTCGAAGAGGTCCAGGGCAGATATAATACTTTCTTCAATGAAGCACTGGAGGAAAAAACAGGTATTCCTGCAGAAGACGCAATTGTTCCAGCAAGCAGAAGGATCCAGAGAAAACCTAAAAGCAATTTAAGTATCTTAGAGGAAGCATGA
- a CDS encoding GspE/PulE family protein: protein MHFPRLQDVNLDPLWEEEINHKLALKHSLLFSMVDDVKTCIVEEKTLGDALNYLSKLSLDYPITIIDAESFERLKNKFLEIQTGSDFEEMGTTSEELIEVESDLLEFIRNSQDLLSSEESAPIIKLVNSLFFQALQKGASDIHIESGEKKGEVRLRIDGALKKHLDLDKSIVNLVINRIKVISNLDISEKRVPQDGRTQLAISGKSIDVRVSILPTYHGERVVMRILAQTEHIPTLESLGFVDEITKDLYRLLNHAHGMILVTGPTGSGKSTTLHACLQHVSTPDKNIITVEDPVEYNADNISQIQVNSKVGLTFAAGLRSILRQDPDIIMVGEIRDNETAEIALRSALTGHLLLSTLHTNDATSALSRLMDMGIPNFLVSSTLLGVLAQRLTRKLCVHCKEETRLAPATAQEIGVPEEKIFFKAVGCKACDFTGYKGRQAIGELFIIDDKVKQMMKDDFNDHQIREAMKKEGMKTIADKLKVMMLEGQTSYEEAIRVGLMDG from the coding sequence ATGCATTTCCCTCGCCTTCAGGATGTAAACCTTGACCCTCTTTGGGAAGAAGAGATAAACCACAAGCTGGCACTCAAGCACTCTTTGCTTTTCTCTATGGTCGATGATGTCAAAACATGCATCGTCGAGGAAAAGACATTGGGAGATGCACTGAACTATCTCTCAAAACTCTCGTTGGATTATCCGATCACTATTATAGATGCTGAGAGCTTTGAACGTTTAAAAAATAAATTTTTGGAGATACAGACAGGATCAGATTTTGAAGAGATGGGAACCACCTCAGAGGAGCTCATTGAAGTGGAATCTGATCTGCTTGAGTTTATTCGTAACTCTCAGGATCTGCTTTCAAGCGAAGAGTCAGCACCTATTATCAAACTGGTCAATTCACTCTTTTTCCAAGCACTACAAAAAGGGGCAAGTGATATTCACATTGAGAGTGGGGAGAAGAAGGGTGAAGTACGTTTACGTATAGATGGTGCACTTAAAAAACATTTAGATCTTGATAAGAGTATTGTGAACCTGGTCATTAACCGTATCAAAGTTATATCAAACCTGGATATCTCTGAGAAAAGGGTACCTCAGGATGGACGTACACAGTTGGCGATCTCCGGGAAAAGCATTGATGTAAGGGTTTCCATACTTCCTACCTATCATGGTGAAAGGGTCGTGATGAGGATCCTTGCACAAACAGAGCATATCCCGACACTTGAATCTTTGGGTTTTGTGGATGAGATCACGAAGGATCTCTATAGACTGCTTAACCATGCACACGGTATGATACTGGTAACTGGTCCTACAGGTTCAGGTAAATCAACCACACTGCATGCCTGTCTTCAGCATGTCTCCACACCGGACAAGAATATCATTACCGTAGAAGATCCCGTAGAGTACAATGCCGATAACATCTCCCAGATACAGGTAAACAGTAAAGTAGGACTTACCTTTGCAGCAGGGTTACGTTCGATTTTGAGACAAGATCCGGATATTATCATGGTAGGTGAGATACGTGATAATGAAACAGCAGAGATTGCGTTACGTTCGGCATTGACAGGACATCTGCTTCTCTCTACTCTTCATACCAATGATGCTACATCAGCCCTAAGTCGTTTGATGGATATGGGCATACCGAACTTTCTTGTCTCTTCTACGCTGTTGGGTGTATTGGCCCAAAGGCTTACACGTAAACTCTGTGTGCACTGTAAAGAGGAGACAAGGCTTGCTCCGGCAACTGCACAGGAGATAGGTGTGCCTGAAGAGAAGATCTTTTTTAAAGCCGTCGGGTGTAAAGCGTGTGATTTTACAGGTTATAAAGGCAGACAGGCCATTGGAGAACTTTTTATTATCGATGACAAGGTCAAACAGATGATGAAAGATGATTTTAATGATCATCAAATAAGAGAAGCGATGAAAAAAGAGGGGATGAAAACCATTGCCGATAAACTTAAAGTGATGATGTTAGAGGGACAAACCAGCTATGAAGAAGCGATCCGTGTCGGACTGATGGACGGCTAG
- a CDS encoding PDZ domain-containing protein, translated as MKHLFKPEVAKGIWTLLILLLVIKMSWFVVELLWLPTMGVDHSKESRAKALYYRVKLSPNDGAVPTTKRPVQTAGSIQDIKLLAIYNASDVTVVTVEYKRATKVLAKGETINGFVLEGAGSNYATFSKDAKTYQIDLIVSRKGEGSIKSAQTSAASAPSADQVQGEVIDAGDHKIVDRSLLDHYAKNMDDIYKNIGIKEIKKGKDLEGFSISFIRKGSPFAKLGLQRGDVIKAVNGQKIDSYNAAFDVYKNISNINNMTLVIQRGKEEMELEYEVN; from the coding sequence ATGAAACATCTTTTTAAACCTGAAGTAGCGAAAGGGATCTGGACACTCTTGATCTTACTGCTAGTGATCAAAATGTCCTGGTTCGTGGTTGAATTGTTATGGTTACCGACCATGGGAGTAGATCACAGTAAAGAGAGTAGAGCCAAAGCACTTTACTATAGGGTTAAGTTAAGCCCCAATGACGGAGCGGTACCTACGACGAAGAGACCTGTACAAACTGCGGGGAGTATTCAGGATATCAAACTTTTGGCTATTTATAATGCCTCCGATGTCACTGTTGTGACAGTAGAATACAAACGTGCAACAAAAGTGCTTGCCAAAGGTGAAACGATCAATGGATTTGTCCTCGAAGGGGCAGGGAGCAACTATGCGACTTTCAGTAAAGATGCAAAAACCTATCAGATCGATTTGATCGTCAGTAGAAAAGGTGAAGGGAGCATCAAAAGTGCCCAGACTTCTGCAGCTTCAGCTCCTTCTGCAGATCAAGTTCAAGGCGAAGTGATAGATGCGGGGGATCACAAGATCGTAGATCGCTCACTACTGGATCATTATGCAAAAAATATGGATGATATTTATAAGAACATTGGTATCAAGGAGATCAAAAAAGGTAAAGATCTGGAAGGTTTTAGCATCTCCTTTATTAGAAAAGGATCACCTTTTGCAAAACTTGGGCTTCAAAGAGGTGATGTCATCAAAGCTGTAAACGGTCAAAAGATAGACAGCTATAATGCTGCATTTGATGTGTATAAAAATATTTCCAATATCAATAACATGACATTGGTCATTCAAAGAGGTAAAGAAGAAATGGAGTTAGAATATGAAGTTAACTAA